A single Cnuibacter physcomitrellae DNA region contains:
- a CDS encoding DUF4177 domain-containing protein: MAGTPAGYYDDGTGTVRWYDGQKWTEQVQAPPPARPGLGGFVDRAQAEAVSQAQPRPAQNGYSYVVLQVVLKEKFFGTGSGNLTDLENVINKQTAQGYRLHTITTASSGSKGMGGGDRIQATMVFEKLS; encoded by the coding sequence ATGGCGGGGACGCCTGCGGGCTACTACGACGACGGCACGGGAACGGTCCGCTGGTACGACGGGCAGAAGTGGACCGAGCAGGTGCAGGCGCCGCCGCCCGCGCGGCCCGGTCTCGGCGGGTTCGTGGACCGAGCCCAAGCGGAGGCGGTGTCGCAGGCTCAGCCGCGTCCTGCTCAGAACGGGTACAGCTACGTCGTGCTGCAGGTCGTGTTGAAGGAGAAGTTCTTCGGCACCGGTTCCGGCAACCTCACTGACCTGGAGAACGTGATAAACAAGCAGACCGCGCAAGGCTACCGGCTGCACACGATCACGACCGCGTCATCCGGGTCCAAGGGCATGGGCGGCGGCGACCGGATCCAAGCGACGATGGTGTTCGAGAAGCTGTCCTGA
- a CDS encoding thiamine-binding protein gives MLVAFSVAPSGTGRADGSVHDAVAAAVKVVRESGLPNQTDSMFTTIEGEWDEVFDVVRRATEAVLPFGSRVSLVLKADIRPGHTGELTGKLDRLEAALDDLG, from the coding sequence GTGCTCGTCGCCTTCTCCGTCGCTCCGAGCGGCACCGGACGCGCCGACGGCAGCGTCCACGACGCCGTCGCCGCCGCCGTCAAGGTGGTCCGCGAGTCGGGCCTGCCGAACCAGACCGACTCGATGTTCACCACCATCGAGGGCGAGTGGGACGAGGTCTTCGACGTCGTCCGCCGCGCCACCGAGGCCGTGCTGCCGTTCGGCTCGCGTGTGTCGCTCGTCCTGAAGGCCGACATCCGCCCCGGCCACACGGGCGAGCTCACCGGCAAGCTCGACCGCCTCGAAGCCGCCCTCGACGACCTCGGCTGA
- a CDS encoding glycosyltransferase 87 family protein: protein MLSVIRRLGANPILLWAVFLGVHVWLGWDGLTHPSMPFGDVTNVYRGWVEQWLSGDRLGIDGPWVYPLLAIVPMLASLVLGVDDYGIGWMIVVTLADAVVFAYLVGRIRPGGAGRVARLAAAWWWLVFLLLLGPVAVGRIDIFTVDLVIGGLLVVASRPALAGVLLALATWVKVWPAAVLVGVVIAVRRRMRVLVAAGITLVAVLAVALLLGSGMNAFSFVTEQTGRGLQIEAPFASVWLWLAYAGQGQVYYSTEILTFQVTGPGSDLIAALTTPLLVVATAVVLVLAVVVVRRGGSPTAVLPPLVLAIITALMVFNKVGSPQFVVWLSAPVILGLVTLGRRFLVPALLILVQALLTQVIYPIGYDEILGLDPVMLTVLTVRNLLTVVLFGYALVLLWQSRRARGDRHSGGVDHVVGETSRPVA, encoded by the coding sequence TTCGGCGACGTGACGAACGTCTACCGCGGCTGGGTCGAGCAGTGGCTCTCCGGCGACCGGCTCGGCATCGACGGTCCGTGGGTGTACCCGCTGCTGGCCATCGTGCCCATGCTCGCGTCGCTCGTGCTCGGGGTCGACGACTACGGCATCGGCTGGATGATCGTGGTCACGCTGGCCGACGCGGTGGTCTTCGCCTACCTCGTGGGTCGCATCCGGCCCGGTGGCGCGGGCCGCGTGGCGCGCCTCGCCGCGGCCTGGTGGTGGCTGGTCTTCCTGCTGCTCCTCGGGCCCGTCGCCGTGGGGCGCATCGACATCTTCACGGTCGACCTCGTGATCGGAGGACTGCTCGTCGTGGCGAGCCGTCCGGCGCTGGCGGGCGTCCTGCTCGCGCTCGCCACCTGGGTGAAGGTGTGGCCCGCGGCCGTGCTGGTGGGCGTGGTCATCGCGGTGCGGCGGCGGATGCGGGTCCTGGTCGCCGCCGGCATCACCCTGGTGGCCGTGCTGGCGGTGGCCCTCCTGCTCGGCTCGGGCATGAACGCGTTCAGCTTCGTGACGGAGCAGACCGGGCGGGGGCTGCAGATCGAGGCGCCGTTCGCGTCGGTCTGGCTCTGGCTGGCCTACGCGGGCCAGGGACAGGTGTACTACTCGACCGAGATCCTCACGTTCCAGGTCACCGGTCCGGGCTCCGATCTCATCGCGGCGCTCACCACGCCGCTCCTCGTCGTGGCGACCGCGGTCGTCCTCGTGCTCGCCGTGGTCGTCGTGCGCCGCGGCGGATCGCCGACGGCCGTGCTCCCGCCCCTCGTCCTGGCGATCATCACGGCGCTCATGGTGTTCAACAAGGTGGGGTCGCCGCAGTTCGTGGTGTGGCTCTCCGCCCCCGTCATCCTGGGTCTCGTCACCCTCGGACGTCGCTTCCTGGTGCCGGCGCTGCTGATCCTGGTGCAGGCGCTGCTGACGCAGGTCATCTATCCCATCGGGTACGACGAGATCCTCGGCCTCGACCCGGTGATGCTCACGGTGCTGACGGTGCGCAACCTCCTCACGGTCGTCCTCTTCGGGTACGCGCTGGTGCTGCTGTGGCAGAGTAGGAGAGCGCGCGGCGATCGTCATTCCGGCGGTGTCGACCACGTGGTCGGCGAGACGAGCCGACCGGTCGCCTGA